Proteins from a genomic interval of Yarrowia lipolytica chromosome 1E, complete sequence:
- a CDS encoding uncharacterized protein (Compare to YALI0E04983g, some similarities with uniprot|CAD62574 Schizosaccharomyces pombe Anaphase-promoting complex (APC) required for cyclin degradation possibly required for metaphase-anaphase transition cullin family, similar to Saccharomyces cerevisiae APC2 (YLR127C); ancestral locus Anc_8.321) has protein sequence MQIQAFDSIFGDAFDDSLRIPAETDVQDLNMASLDTIREWMSPDNSNADVSDIQASIALIPLIESDLLNWYHEVVRVHFLENVATQLDFSNLDSLEKLESIALRLEAARFHYHRPLESLSLSRHLVENFQHYLFALFEITFGGTPYLTALRNYMVSCSLPPTDRTINLCKTLYNLGLGPKLEPILSSSLVAGIERHILNVYGDEWTLSCLPTMTVWLKSCLPRIEQMFLHPPTLDSLVCVGHRYVARLRTSQLFDITVDYPDSIAAIQDLRQCLESPHQRAQVVATFQNACQTRLLHAGANTVDVLSAYIHTTHTFLLLDSKGVLLEKVTRPIKRYLKERSDTVTSIVSGLLGNEKSDIKSLAEYLSKPPSTVLEDDLADPHWVPDPPDAPSDFRKGFADIVDDLIMLFDNREVFVREFVGIFADQMLQLRDYNVGEIQLRAELLKRRFGERTLQNLDVMVRDIQESKRVDTGVHAESIQGKAVYGTFHASILSKLCWPQLKSEEFLLPSAIESQLSLYGTGFSKLKQRRKLKWLRSLGNVDVELELEDRTVALTVAPEMASFIHAFHDTTENSLEYVQEKLKMSPEMARRCAAFWVKEGVLQEKSEGVFRVLERKSEAQNVVVADAFEASEAGQSAEDKAIESIRQYWSYIHAMLTNRGSLPVIQMHSFLKMLVPKETPYTATQDELKQFLQAMVDEEKLDVVGAKFKLKK, from the coding sequence ATGCAGATACAAGCATTCGACTCCATTTTCGGAGACGCTTTTGACGACTCTCTGAGAATACCTGCTGAGACAGACGTTCAGGACCTAAACATGGCTTCTCTGGACACTATCAGGGAGTGGATGAGTCCTGACAATAGCAACGCTGATGTTAGTGATATCCAGGCGTCGATAGCACTCATTCCTCTGATCGAGTCTGATCTCCTCAACTGGTACCACGAGGTGGTACGAGTGCACTTCCTGGAGAATGTGGCCACTCAGTTGGATTTCAGTAATCTTGATTCACTGGAGAAGCTTGAGTCAATTGCACTTCGTCTTGAAGCAGCCCGTTTCCACTACCACAGACCTTTGGAGAGTCTATCATTAAGTCGTCATCTGGTTGAGAACTTCCAacattatttatttgcatTATTCGAGATCACCTTTGGAGGAACGCCGTATCTCACGGCACTTAGGAACTACATGGTTTCCTGTTCGCTGCCACCTACAGACCGCACCATCAACCTGTGCAAGACACTATATAATCTCGGTCTGGGTCCCAAACTGGAGCCCATTCTGTCCAGCAGTTTGGTAGCTGGCATCGAGCGACATATTCTGAACGTTTATGGTGACGAGTGGACCCTTTCGTGTCTTCCCACCATGACAGTGTGGCTCAAATCGTGTCTTCCTCGCATTGAACAAATGTTTCTGCATCCCCCTACTCTCGACAGCTTAGTGTGTGTAGGACACCGATACGTGGCTCGGCTGCGTACTTCACAGCTATTTGACATCACTGTGGACTATCCTGACAGCATAGCTGCGATCCAGGACCTTCGACAGTGTCTAGAGTCTCCCCACCAACGAGCACAGGTAGTTGCAACCTTCCAAAACGCATGCCAGACTCGACTTTTGCATGCCGGTGCTAACACAGTCGACGTGCTCTCTGCATACATTCATACTACACACACATTTTTGCTACTTGATTCCAAGGGGGtcttgttggagaaggtcaCCCGACCCATCAAGAGATACCTCAAGGAGCGCTCAGATACTGTCACTTCCATTGTGTCTGGTCTACTGGGTAACGAAAAATCGGATATCAAGTCCCTGGCTGAGTATCTGTCAAAACCGCCCAGCACTGTTCTCGAGGATGATCTGGCTGACCCTCATTGGGTCCCTGATCCTCCGGATGCTCCATCGGACTTCCGAAAGGGCTTCGCCGACATTGTAGACGATCTTATCATGCTGTTTGACAATCGCGAGGTGTTTGTGCGAGAGTTTGTTGGTATCTTTGCCGACCAGATGTTGCAGCTAAGAGACTACAATGTGGGAGAGATTCAGCTACGTGCTGAGCTACTCAAACGTCGATTCGGTGAGCGAACTCTGCAGAATCTAGATGTGATGGTCCGAGATATCCAGGAGTCTAAGCGTGTGGATACAGGTGTTCACGCAGAATCCATCCAGGGCAAGGCTGTCTATGGTACTTTCCACGCTTCTATTCTGTCCAAACTCTGTTGGCCGCAGTTGAAGAGTGAGGAATTTCTACTTCCGTCAGCCATTGAGTCTCAGCTGAGTCTCTACGGTACAGGATTCTCAAAGCTCAAACAGCGTCGAAAGCTCAAGTGGCTGCGCTCTTTGGGTAACGTGGACGTGGAGCTGGAGTTGGAAGATCGAACCGTGGCTTTAACTGTTGCTCCAGAGATGGCTTCTTTTATCCACGCGTTCCACGACACCACCGAGAACTCCCTTGAGTATGTCCAGGAGAAACTCAAGATGAGTCCCGAGATGGCACGTCGATGTGCAGCCTTTTGGGTCAAGGAGGGGGTATTGCAGGAGAAGTCGGAAGGAGTGTTCCGTGTGTTGGAGCGCAAGTCAGAGGCCCAGAATGTTGTGGTTGCTGACGCGTTTGAGGCTTCTGAGGCTGGCCAGTCTGCCGAAGACAAGGCCATTGAATCGATTCGACAATACTGGTCTTACATTCATGCCATGCTGACAAACAGAGGTTCACTGCCTGTCATACAGATGCATTCGTTCCTCAAAATGCTGGTGCCAAAGGAAACGCCGTACACTGCTACTCAAGATGAGCTCAAGCAGTTTCTGCAAGCCATGGTGGATGAAGAGAAGTTGGATGTCGTTGGAGCCAAATTCAAGCTGAAGAAGTAG
- a CDS encoding uncharacterized protein (Compare to YALI0E05005g, similar to uniprot|P38707 Saccharomyces cerevisiae YHR019c DED81 asparaginyl-tRNA-synthetase, similar to Saccharomyces cerevisiae DED81 (YHR019C); ancestral locus Anc_1.353): MSQSSSENFESDSALATITMADLEKKVEQLSVSGPAIYVNDTKGVDESSASGAQDSPYKTPAFALYSHPDAQIKVFKAGAEGAEGAYEDISPSALKKAKKGVDGLVKKAEKAKQLEASKADREAAEAARLEAAKKITITEDKSLDKPKLIKIRDTTENRGPRVKLFGWVHRLRTQKGVAFLVLRDGTGYLQCVLQGDLANAFQTQNLTLESSVAIYGTLKEVPEGARAPGGHELVVDFYEIIGLAPSGDDAITNKVQEGADPSYLLDYRYLTVRGETLSAVMKVRASFLRSIRRVYDELGMTEITPPCMVQTQVEGGSTLFALDYYGEKAYLTQSSQLYLETVIPSVGDAYCIAESFRAERSHTRRHLSEYTHIEAELGFLDFETFLEHIEEVLCRTVDYVLADPVAGPLVQELNPGFKAPERPFMRMPYVDALEWLNEHNIPNEEGNKFTFGDDIAEAAERKMTDEIGKPIFLTRFPLEIKSFYMKKCVDDPRVTESVDVLMPNVGEITGGSMRIDDLDELMAGFKREGIDTAPYDFFIDLRKYGTFPHGGYGLGTERILAWLCDRFTVRECSLYPRFTGRCKP; the protein is encoded by the coding sequence ATGAGTCAAAGTTCGTCTGAAAATTTCGAGTCTGATTCTGCACTTGCAACTATCACCATGGCTGATCTCGAAAAAAAGGTCGAACaactgtctgtgtctggacCCGCAATTTACGTCAACGATACTAAGGGTGTCGACGAGTCTTCTGCCTCTGGAGCTCAGGATTCTCCCTACAAGACTCCCGCTTTTGCTCTGTACTCTCACCCTGATGCTCAGATCAAGGTCTTCAAGGCCGGAGCTGAGGGTGCTGAGGGCGCTTACGAGGACATTTCCCCCTCTGCTCTGAAGAAAGCCAAGAAGGGTGTTGACGGTCTAGTTAAGAAGgctgagaaggccaagcagctggaggcTTCCAAGGCTGATCGAGAGGCtgccgaggctgctcgtctggaggctgccaagaagatcacTATCACCGAGGACAAGTCTCTGGACAAACCCAAGCTGATCAAGATCAGAGACACCACCGAGAACCGAGGTCCCCGAGTCAAGCTGTTTGGCTGGGTCCATCGACTGCGAACCCAGAAGGGTGTTGCTTTCTTAGTTCTGCGAGACGGTACTGGATACCTGCAGTGTGTTCTTCAGGGAGATCTTGCCAACGCTTTCCAGACCCAGAACCTGACTCTCGAGTCATCTGTTGCCATCTACGGTACCCTCAAGGAGGTTCCTGAGGGTGCTCGAGCTCCTGGTGGACACGAGCTGGTCGTTGATTTCTACGAGATCATCGGTCTTGCTCCTTCCGGCGACGACGCCATTACCAACAAGGTCCAGGAGGGCGCTGACCCCTCTTACCTGCTTGACTACCGATACCTGACTGTGCGAGGAGAGACTCTGTCTGCCGTCATGAAAGTGCGAGCCTCTTTCCTGCGGTCTATCCGACGAGTCTACGACGAGCTCGGAATGACCGAGATCACACCTCCTTGCATGGTCCAAACCCAGGTTGAGGGAGGTTCCACTCTTTTCGCACTCGACTACTACGGGGAGAAGGCCTACCTGACCCAGTCCTCCCAGCTGTACCTGGAGACTGTCATCCCTTCGGTTGGAGACGCTTACTGTATCGCCGAGTCTTTCCGAGCCGAGCGATCCCACACTCGACGACATTTGTCTGAGTACACCCACATTGAGGCCGAGCTTGGCTTCCTTGACTTCGAGACATTCCTGGAGCACATCGAGGAGGTGCTGTGCCGAACTGTGGACTACGTTCTCGCTGACCCTGTTGCCGGTCCCCTTGTCCAGGAGCTCAACCCCGGTTTCAAGGCCCCTGAGCGACCTTTCATGCGAATGCCCTACGTTGATGCTCTGGAGTGGCTCAACGAGCACAACATCCCTAACGAGGAGGGCAACAAGTTCACCTTTGGCGACGATAttgctgaggctgctgagcGAAAGATGACCGACGAGATCGGCAAGCCCATCTTCCTCACCCGATTCCCCCTGGAGATCAAGTCCTTCTACATGAAGAAGTGCGTTGACGATCCCCGAGTCACCGAGTCCGTCGATGTTCTCATGCCCAACGTCGGAGAGATCACCGGAGGTTCTATGCGTATCGACGACCTCGACGAGCTTATGGCCGGCTTCAAGCGAGAGGGCATCGATACCGCTCCTTACGACTTCTTCATTGATCTTCGAAAGTACGGAACTTTCCCTCACGGAGGCTACGGCCTGGGTACTGAGCGAATTCTCGCATGGCTTTGTGACCGGTTCACTGTTCGAGAGTGCTCCCTGTACCCTCGATTCACTGGCAGATGCAAGCCTTAA